One genomic region from Candidatus Xiphinematobacter sp. encodes:
- the rplL gene encoding 50S ribosomal protein L7/L12: protein MANPDTLIEELSGLSILEMVDLVKKLETKWGVSATPVAVTASSSTGTASTAAPTEEKSLFDVYLSERGSNKISVIKEVRSAVANLGLAEAKALVESAPKVIKEGVSREEAEEIKRKIEAAGAKVEIR, encoded by the coding sequence ATGGCAAATCCTGATACCTTAATTGAAGAACTAAGTGGGCTCTCCATCTTAGAGATGGTCGATCTAGTCAAAAAGCTGGAAACGAAATGGGGGGTCAGCGCTACACCTGTTGCGGTCACCGCTTCCTCATCCACAGGTACTGCTTCTACAGCAGCTCCCACAGAGGAAAAAAGCTTGTTTGATGTTTATCTTAGTGAGCGTGGAAGCAATAAAATCTCCGTCATTAAGGAAGTTCGGTCGGCGGTCGCCAATCTAGGGCTAGCTGAGGCTAAGGCTCTTGTTGAGTCTGCCCCGAAAGTAATTAAGGAAGGTGTAAGCAGGGAAGAAGCTGAGGAGATCAAGAGGAAGATCGAAGCGGCTGGCGCAAAAGTAGAAATTAGATAG